A genomic stretch from Microtus pennsylvanicus isolate mMicPen1 chromosome 9, mMicPen1.hap1, whole genome shotgun sequence includes:
- the LOC142856957 gene encoding uncharacterized protein LOC142856957: protein MDKLENHDVNTVTYDDVHVDFNWEEWTLLDPSQKNLYKDVMVETYRNLTTIGYSWEDHNVEEHCQSSRRRERYIICNSGYKPHEHRDCGKAFAHHRDLQSHERTHTGEKPYECNLCGKAFACHSNLQRHERSHTGERPYECNQCGKAFAHHRDLQSHERTHTGEKPYECNLCGKAFACHSNLQRHERSHTGEKPYECNQCGKAFTRHSHLQSHERTHTGEKPYECNQCGKGFACHSYLRKHKRTHTGGKPYECNQCGKAFACHSYLRKHKRTHTGEKPYECNQCFKTFAHHSTLQTHERSHIGENPYECNQCGKAFAYHSHLQRHERSHTGDKPYECNQCGKAFACHSHLQRHERSHTGERPYECNQCGKAFACHSHLQRHERSHTGEKPYECNQCGKAFARHSDLQSHERSHTGEKPYECNQCGKGFACHSYLRKHKRTHTGGKPYECNQCGKAFACHSYLRKHKKTHTGEKPYECNQCFKTFAHHSILQTHERSHIGENPYECNQCGKAFACHSLLQRHERSHTGERPYECNQCGKAFAHHSNLQSHERSHTGEKPYECNQCGKAFACHSNFRKHKGTHI, encoded by the exons aatacagtgacctatgatgatgtgcatgtcgacttcaattgggaagaatggactttgctggatccttcgcagaagaatctctacaaagatgtgatggtggagacctacagaaacctcactactatag gatacagttgggaagaccataatgttgaagaacattgtcaaagttctagaagacgtgaaag gtatatcatatgtaactctggatacaagccacatgagcatagggat tgtggtaaagccttcgcACATCACCGtgatcttcaaagtcatgaaagaacccatactggagagaaaccctatgaatgtaacttgtgtggtaaagcctttgcatgtcacagtaatctacaaaggcatgaaagaagccatactggagagaggccctatgaatgtaatcagtgtggtaaggccttcgcACATCACCGtgatcttcaaagtcatgaaagaacccatactggagagaaaccctatgaatgtaacttgtgtggtaaagcctttgcatgtcacagtaatctacaaaggcatgaaagaagccatactggagagaaaccctatgaatgtaatcagtgtggtaaggccttcacacgtcacagtcatcttcaaagtcatgaacgaacccatactggagagaaaccctatgaatgtaatcagtgtggtaaaggctttgcatgtcacagttacctcagaaagcataaaagaacccatactggagggaaaccctatgaatgtaaccagtgtggtaaagcctttgcatgtcacagttacctccgaaagcataaaagaactcatactggagagaaaccctatgaatgtaatcaatgttttaaaacctttgcacatcatagtactcttcaaacacatgaaagaagccatattgGAGAGAacccctatgaatgtaaccagtgtggtaaagcttttgcatatcacagtcatctacaaaggcatgaaagaagccacactggagataagccctatgaatgtaaccagtgtggtaaagcctttgcatgtcacagtcatctacaaaggcatgaaagaagccatactggagagaggccctatgaatgtaaccagtgtggtaaagcctttgcatgtcacagtcatctacaaaggcatgaaagaagccatactggagagaaaccctatgaatgtaatcagtgtggtaaggccttcgcacgtcacagtgatcttcaaagtcatgaaagaagccatactggagagaagccctatgaatgtaatcagtgtggtaaaggctttgcatgtcacagttacctcagaaagcataaaagaacccatactggagggaaaccctatgaatgtaaccagtgtggtaaagcctttgcatgtcacagttacctccgaaagcataaaaaaactcatactggagagaaaccctatgaatgtaatcaatgttttaaaacctttgcacatcacagtattcttcaaacacatgaaagaagccatattgGAGAGAacccctatgaatgtaaccagtgtggtaaagcctttgcatgtcacagtcttctacaaaggcatgaaagaagccatactggagagaggccctatgaatgtaatcagtgtggtaaggccttcgcacatcacagtaatcttcaaagtcatgaaagaagccatactggagagaaaccttatgaatgtaatcagtgtggtaaagcctttgcatgtcacagtaacttCCGAAAGCATAAAGGAACACATATTTga